The following nucleotide sequence is from Anopheles stephensi strain Indian chromosome 3, UCI_ANSTEP_V1.0, whole genome shotgun sequence.
AGTGGTTATTAATATTAAAGGATAaagtttttcctctctcttctCTCAATACCCTTTGGGATAAGACTTCAAGAAGCAACTCGATTAGGCGAGTGATAAGCGATGGATGGATAGCGATCGGTAAGCTCGATGATGAACGTTAGTTCCGATGTACTTTTACGAGATTAATCGGTACGGTTGTGTCATCCATCTTGAGACGCTGGCGGGACCAGGCTGGGCGATGATTAGCGAGCTTGCTGATGAGCAGCTTTCGTCAGGTCGTCCGGATGACGCACCGGAAGGTACAAATAGCGCCTGTCGCGTGTGCTTCCGGATGTGggaaatgtgtgcaatttACCATACGCAGGAACTATTAGACGAGTAATTTACCTTTTATGCGTATTTTTATAGCATCGTTACGAGGTGCATAACCTTGGAAGATTGGTCCGGGAAAATGAGCGGAGCGAGAGAGTTGAAGTTTCGGAAGTTTCGTGATGTAGACATTTGAAGTCAATCGTGAGCAGGCCGTTAAGTTTGGTGTGTTGTATTGACGGCTATGCCTAAATCTGTTTGACATTTCTCAAGCTCAGCTCGACGTAGATAAAGCGATTCTAAAATTATCCCAATCATTTCGTGCCCTCGAGCCCCCGTTTTGAGCGTTAAAATTACACTCCGCTAAATTTCTAAACCCACCCCGAAACCCCCATCTAGCCTAGGACTTTTGATCCAGCACCAGCCCTTCGTTCGCGTACCCATTCCTTTCGTCGCCCTTTCGCTGGGTGCGTTCCCTTTCCTGGGCTTCGATCGACCACGGTTGCAGCTCGCCCGATACACCGAACCAATAGGTGACGCAACCGATCAGATAGATCCCGGCGGCAATGTAGAACACGGTACGCCACTCGTTCTCGCTCCCGCTCGCCGTCAGCTGCCCGGACACGATGGGCGTGAGAATGCCGGCGATGGTGGAGAAGGTGTTGGAAATTCCCATCAGCACGCCAGCACTTTTCGGCGACAGGTCCAGATGGTTGACGGCGAACCCGCACCAGGCGAAAGCACCGCAGCCGACCGCGATCGTGATGCAGGCGAGGGTTGGCCCGGGCCGTAGGATTAGCGCACCGACGAGCATGAAGATGGTTTGCACCAGGAAGGCACCACAGTTGAAGTACCGGCGGACCTGTGTGGTCGTGAGCCAGCGCCGGATCTGGCAAAGATCGGCCAGATATCCGGCGACGCTAAGCAGCAGCCCCATCACGAGGTAGGGCAGCGCCGAAAGGAATCCGGCCGCCTGCAGATCAAAGTTCATCGTGTCTGGGGACGAAAATGGAAGCACAGGAAAACGTTACGTCAGGTATTTGGGGGagggtggggggtgggggggggaagaACAAACAATCTGGCACAACCTCTCAGGAATGTGGGTAATTGTGTAAGCAGCGTGTAGAATCCCCAATTTTCCGAGAAACTCGACACGATTAGTGCCCAGACGGCTTTCGAGGTAAGGATACCGCGCCAGGGATGTTGTACTTTCTCCACCGGAGCAGCCGAACGTTGCAGTGTGGCCAGTATAAACTCTTTCTCCTTGGTGGTGATGTAGGGATCCGTTTCGGGGGACTTCTTCACGATCAGCATCCACGCCACGAACCAAACGCATCCGAATGCACCAAGAATGTAGAATACCCACTCCCAGCCGAGTGTGTCCGCGAGTATACCGCTCAGCAGCATGGATGCGACGGTACCGGTAAACACGCCGGAAAAGGCGATCGTTGCCATACGCGATCGTTCGCTCGGTGATGCCCAGTTAGACCAGATGGCGTGAATGCACGGGAAGGTGACTCCTTCGAAAAATCCTTCAACCGCCCGTACCGCGATCAACCATCCGAAGCCTCCGTGAGCAGCGAGAGGTGTCAAGAGTGTTAACGCAGCTGTCACCCCAACTCCAACACCAAAGACCTGTGAAGAAGGGGAGGCCTCGTGAGTGAGATATTGGTAGAACTCGGGGGATAAGGGTACGTACATAGTTTCCACCGAGTGCGTTGGAGATGTAGCCACCGACAAGTTGCGTGAAGATGTAGCCATAGAAGAAGGAGCTCAGAATGTATCCTTTGGTGGTGGAGTCCCAGTCAAATTCTTGTTCCTAGCAAGGCAAGGGACTTGATTATTAGAATTCTTTAGATATACCAACTGGGCGACTTAAGTCCTCCACTCACATAACTAACTGTTCCGTTAGGGTGTTCTATGGTACGATTCTCCGTCATGGCCACTATCGCAACACTCAGGTTCACACGCAGCGAGTACACATTAAAGAATCCGAAGAACGCCAAAAACACCAGCACATAGCGTCGTCGTCTCCAGAACATCCACATAGGCGCATCAATTCCATCGCTGTTAGATGCAGTGGTAGAAGAGAAGTAGCTTCGGCAACTTTACCAAAACCAACAACAGCTCCATCTTACCTTAGCTTGCTACTCTCCGTAGCATCCATGGCCGGCTGTTTGGGGGTCACCGATCACCTCAACGTCCGAAATCAGAAAGCACTTGCTGTTGCGCTGCTGTACGTACCGTCCGATGGACCAGTACGGAATGAAGCGTTGAGAAAACCGGACAAGCCGATTGGAACGGTCAACGGCAGTGGGAGAGATTGTTTATAAATGGGCATTAGCGTGTACAATCAACCCGCTAACCCTATGGACGCGATGACATTGCATTGTCGTGCGGTGTACATCTTGGTGCGTTACCTGGAATAAAGTGAGCCTGTGTCGTGCTGATAATACGCATATTGAGTAGCATGTTGTTATCATGATACTTGCATGTGTGAAAGCGTCAGGTAACGCAAGATTGCGATACGACACATTTTGTACAGTGATCGGTATGCGGTTGCATCGATGGAAATGGCGATAAATCGTCAATCGGTTTTTTTGCTTATAAAGAGAGGGAGATACTTCAACTTGAATTTTGGAATCTCAAGGTCTTCAGAACTCATAGAAAGGATTGTATCGAGGAGCcttggaagaaaatgaaattactCTCAAGAAGTGTTTCTTGACAGGGAGacagagtgagagaaagagagagaggccaACAAAGCTTAGGAAATGTTTCTTCTTAAATTTTGGAAACTCAAGGACCTCAGAACTCATAGAGAGGATTGGATCGAGGAACCTTGACAGGAAACAAAGTCACAGAGACGTTGAAAAGGTATTACGCAAACGGAGCAAAAGACGAAACCGGATCGATACGCGCGCTAACAGCGTCCCTGCTCAGGGTGACGAGATTTTCCCTATTAACATGCTGCAATCGCTGCAAGGGCCCGGAAAACGTCACCCCTCGACGGCTTCATTAATGTGTCAAGGAAGCAGGTCCTGTCGCAAAGAACATTGCTACTGTAGCTTCAGTTAGTTAATCAAATGAACCATTTATGGGCATGATTAGTTAATCCATCTGAAATCATCATGCTCATGCACAGCTTTCCATCGCTACCGGTGCAACCCTTCGATAGGAGGTGCGTCCATCGAGTTCATTAGATGAAAGCTTCCATCAACGCTCACTTACTTTCAGATGTGCTCTGGAAGTATCCACAGGTACTACCCGGTACACCCTCCGCAGCAGAGTCaagtgaaaaacaaacttGAAATTGTCGTTAATGGTACGTTTAagtgaaaccattttttttctcctcctcaCTCCCCGTCAATGGCTCGGTGCGTAACCTGGGACCCGGGAGGATACAACCCGATTCTTCTTGCTGCAGGTGATGAATCTGTCAGCGTTGTTGGTTTTAAAGCTCTGATCGCGGGCACAACATGACGTGAACGCGATGTAACGCGAAAGCGGAACAAAAACATAAGCAAACACACGTGGTCTTTAGCGATTAAACTGGTTTGCTAGGGCCGGTTTTCTAGCCCCGTGGGTTCAGTGTGGGGGTTTTCTCACTTCTTGTTTctgtatttaatttaatttcacccgTCTCGTGTGGTGAAGTGAAGGAAGAAAGTAAAAGTGTCGTCTGATCGTTGTTAAACGGATTGTGGAGTAGGTGATAAGCGAGTTAGGGTGGATGCGAAAGGTGAACTTGAAGTGAGGTGTACGATGCTTATGGCCGGGTTTGAGAATAGTATTGAAATCCTTTTGGAGTTGTTGATAAAAAATAGAGTTTACGACCGATTAGGCTGAGCTAAAAGTGTTGGCCGgccattttttgctttctttgacttgattttacccgtaactgGATAGTCACCTTAATGTCTGGAAAGGCGATCTGGAAGTGATTTGAGctccggttctgccgtatgaagaccgacgccgctaTCACCTCGGCCATTTGTTCCCAGCAAATATTGACGATAAAATGTTCTATTTTatattcttcttcatcttttgGCACTTCAAGCTCGAAAAGTCTCGGCTTGCGATTTCTTTGACTTTATTTTGCTCGTTGCTGGAATAATAGTCAGTCCTTGTTatggggaggcagtctggatgggatttgatcctcggtcTTGCTGAGTGAAGACTGACGTCAGAATTGCACTTGTCACCGAATCGCGCctttaattgtgttttgttcgtaTAAAACAATActcattattattatctcATGCACGCATTTTTCGTAAAGTAGTATACTTAACTGAGAGTAGAATCTTGCCTTTCCTTGGTGGTTATGAaggaatatatttaaaaatgttttcttaCTTCTTCAAGGATGACTTTGTCGTTGCTATGTTACCGATGGTCATTtatataaaacatttattctAGATGGCAAATTGTGAAAGAATTTTACATGCTACACATTTTTGTTagaataattttttatttcaaaatataTCGATCAGTAAGATTCAATACGAAAAAATAcctaaaataacaaaacagatttttttaaatatacatTCTTCccttatttatttcctttctcaACATTCTAATTCATATATTAAATCCTCTTATTGTTCCTCTCTCTTAGCTAATTGATAATGCCCAtctttttgtttccatttgcaTCCCTTTGCTCTAGGTGGATACGTCAAACGATCATGTCAACTTTAACAAGACAGGTTGcagttattatttatttccaccCCGCCACATAAAACAGTCGTACGATTTGCTGACAACGTTTATTTTGCTATACCGCCCATGGTCGCGTACAGTTTGATGAGTTAATGCTCGAGCACACTTACAGCGAGCGAAACCCCACTATCGTGTCATATCAAACCAATAATCCGATTGCAGACAGAATGGAATCCAGTTCGTACACGGAGTGAAGAATGTTGGCCTTTTTTCATTGATTTCCGTTagcgaaggaagaagaaaataacaaaCGAGGAAAATCTACACACACGCAGCGTATACACTCCCCCACAGAGCGCAGATAGCCGGTATCTACGCATCACCGGGGTGGGCTGGCTTTAAAATCTCCACCATATTGCGGGCGGCAGCTTatcaaaacgaaaacaaatgaaTTACGGCAAAAACGGTTGTCAATTTGGCGAACGGCAATGATGATGGGCAATAACAATGGGATTGTAAAGATATAGCGTCTGGCCGGCGAGGGAGCGAGAGAAGAAGCTTTGGACGTGTGCGCCCTGCGCCTGTGCGCGCTCCGGTACGTCATACGTTCCTGGCGGTTGGGATGTTTACGGCGGCAACCTGTTCAAAGCCGTACGTGACATAACCTGTTGCTTgcttttatttccatcgatgCTTTGCCTGCCTGCACTGTGCAAAAAAACGTTATATGATgtgatcttttttttgtggttgtagTACTGATATCTCTTTGGAGGTCATCGTAGTACTTTGCATTCGCGATGGAATGCATTGACTAATTTAAATAGCCCTTCCAGGATCGTTCAATGTTAAATGTGATCTCCCCTGCATACGTGTGGGACGAGCCTCAGTCAATGAAGTCAACGGTGATAACGATGTTATCTACTGTCGTCGATTTCCTGCCATCATCTCGCGGTCGGTCGGAGATGGAGATGAAGTACGCCGCCAGCTTCACCTTCAAACTAAATTTGACGCTAATGGAACTAATATACCACTGATTGTGGGTATGGCAAGCTGTGTAAACACGTGCttagttgtgttgtgttgtagaAC
It contains:
- the LOC118514384 gene encoding sialin-like gives rise to the protein MDATESSKLSDGIDAPMWMFWRRRRYVLVFLAFFGFFNVYSLRVNLSVAIVAMTENRTIEHPNGTVSYEQEFDWDSTTKGYILSSFFYGYIFTQLVGGYISNALGGNYVFGVGVGVTAALTLLTPLAAHGGFGWLIAVRAVEGFFEGVTFPCIHAIWSNWASPSERSRMATIAFSGVFTGTVASMLLSGILADTLGWEWVFYILGAFGCVWFVAWMLIVKKSPETDPYITTKEKEFILATLQRSAAPVEKVQHPWRGILTSKAVWALIVSSFSENWGFYTLLTQLPTFLRDTMNFDLQAAGFLSALPYLVMGLLLSVAGYLADLCQIRRWLTTTQVRRYFNCGAFLVQTIFMLVGALILRPGPTLACITIAVGCGAFAWCGFAVNHLDLSPKSAGVLMGISNTFSTIAGILTPIVSGQLTASGSENEWRTVFYIAAGIYLIGCVTYWFGVSGELQPWSIEAQERERTQRKGDERNGYANEGLVLDQKS